A single genomic interval of Romboutsia ilealis harbors:
- a CDS encoding MYG1 family protein has translation MKRMAVHDGTFHADDVFGVALMQSIYNDLEIIRTRDEELLKTCDIISDVGNGKYDHHQVDKIRRENGIPYCGFGLLWRDFGISYINAKFPELVDLKEQQEVAEKVDTIFIQQIDADDNGVDVMTSQVPIMTLCDIIYTFIPTGAGKDEVEKGFFEAVEFAKKILYKITKKFVDSYENYRMIKNELEKQNVQQSHILVLEKSVPWKDTVLELDRNENVLYVVYQDVTGSWCTQTVPKEVNSFAARKDLPKTWGGLNNDDLSKLTGIENCIFCHPALFICGNKTKEGAISMAKVAVKNKID, from the coding sequence ATGAAAAGGATGGCAGTACATGATGGAACTTTTCATGCAGATGATGTATTTGGTGTAGCGCTTATGCAGTCTATATATAATGATTTAGAAATAATAAGAACAAGAGATGAAGAATTACTAAAAACTTGTGATATCATATCAGATGTAGGAAATGGAAAGTATGATCACCATCAAGTTGATAAAATAAGAAGAGAAAATGGAATACCTTACTGTGGATTTGGGTTATTATGGAGAGATTTTGGTATATCATATATAAATGCAAAATTCCCAGAGTTAGTTGATTTAAAAGAGCAACAAGAGGTAGCAGAGAAAGTAGACACTATATTTATTCAACAAATAGATGCAGATGATAATGGTGTAGATGTTATGACTAGTCAAGTTCCAATTATGACACTTTGTGATATTATCTATACTTTTATACCTACTGGTGCTGGAAAAGATGAAGTAGAAAAAGGATTTTTTGAAGCAGTAGAGTTTGCAAAAAAAATACTATATAAGATAACAAAGAAATTCGTAGATAGTTATGAAAACTATAGAATGATTAAAAATGAACTTGAAAAACAAAATGTACAACAATCTCATATTTTAGTATTAGAAAAATCAGTTCCATGGAAAGATACTGTACTTGAACTTGATAGAAATGAAAATGTATTATATGTAGTATATCAAGATGTAACAGGGTCATGGTGTACACAAACTGTGCCAAAGGAAGTTAATAGCTTTGCTGCTAGAAAAGATTTACCAAAAACATGGGGTGGATTAAATAATGATGATTTATCTAAGCTTACTGGGATAGAGAATTGTATATTCTGTCATCCAGCTTTATTTATTTGTGGGAATAAGACTAAAGAAGGAGCTATATCAATGGCAAAGGTAGCTGTTAAAAATAAAATAGATTAG
- a CDS encoding bacteriochlorophyll 4-vinyl reductase, translating into MQNEVESSGVFETLMVNSLQVPGVKVNRNKFLYDALSRYEHDSKKISNAISTNPIDAGIDKKTLDKVAKYTINKTTAISSGASFAAGLPGGFAMMASIPADVAQYFGMSIRLAQELAYIYGEEDLFNGTEIDDSRVRQTLIAYIGVMFGVQGASEVVRIISTQLSKTALKRLPQKALTKTFYYPIIKNIGKILSVKVTKDSFAKGVSKVIPIVGGVASGGMTFFSLRPMGKKLQECLSESKFNYDENLMKKDIETIEKFSENEGIIDVEYTDSFDEDTINNKSESILNECYREETSLEKNIDIKDELEKCKELVEQGLINEEDANKIKNELLKKYYKLD; encoded by the coding sequence ATGCAAAATGAAGTTGAAAGTAGTGGAGTATTTGAAACATTAATGGTAAATTCATTACAAGTTCCAGGCGTTAAAGTAAATAGAAATAAATTTCTTTATGATGCATTATCAAGATATGAACATGACTCTAAAAAGATATCTAATGCTATAAGTACAAATCCTATAGACGCTGGAATAGATAAAAAAACTTTAGATAAAGTGGCTAAATATACAATAAATAAAACAACTGCTATAAGTTCTGGAGCATCATTTGCAGCAGGTTTACCAGGGGGATTTGCTATGATGGCTAGTATACCAGCTGATGTAGCGCAGTATTTTGGGATGTCAATTAGGTTAGCTCAAGAATTAGCATATATATATGGAGAAGAAGATTTATTTAATGGAACAGAAATAGATGATTCTAGAGTTAGGCAAACATTAATAGCATATATAGGAGTAATGTTTGGTGTTCAAGGTGCATCAGAAGTTGTAAGAATAATATCAACACAATTATCAAAAACAGCGTTAAAGAGACTACCTCAAAAAGCCTTAACAAAAACATTTTATTATCCAATAATAAAAAATATAGGTAAGATTTTATCAGTAAAAGTTACTAAGGATAGCTTTGCTAAGGGTGTATCTAAAGTAATTCCTATAGTTGGTGGTGTTGCATCTGGTGGAATGACATTTTTTTCATTAAGACCAATGGGAAAGAAATTACAAGAGTGTTTATCGGAATCAAAATTTAATTATGATGAAAATCTTATGAAGAAAGATATCGAGACAATAGAAAAATTTTCAGAAAATGAAGGTATAATAGATGTAGAATATACGGATTCATTTGATGAAGATACAATTAATAATAAGTCTGAAAGTATACTTAATGAATGTTACAGAGAAGAAACATCATTAGAAAAAAATATTGACATAAAAGATGAATTAGAAAAGTGTAAAGAGCTTGTTGAGCAAGGATTAATAAATGAAGAGGATGCTAATAAAATAAAAAATGAACTCTTAAAAAAATATTATAAACTAGATTAA
- a CDS encoding efflux RND transporter permease subunit: MIPKYSVKRPFTVAVAVVMVFILGIVSFFDMKTDLLPSIDLPYAMVLTQYPGASPEKVEMSVTKPIEQVVSTVSGVKNVSSTSSENASMVMIEFDQNVNMDSAILDVNSKLDLVKSSFEDGVGSSSVMKLNPDSMPVMMLSVDIKGMDIKELSNYVSENIVPKFERTNGVGSVSVTGLLEEKIQINLDNDKISSVNKKVKSKIDNEMAEQEKKLKDSQNQIANGKSQLEEQSKIQKENLVNAEVELQSAKIKLELLASQLTSQGMNKETLNKTIEDTSKALKDAENKLNDLQNELNNPSQNNEEYIMQIQARITVLNTTIENLKQGITTAKQGLEVLNSLDNIKEQEKQLKIAQNKVSEELNKASLELSQGESELKKASNELKAAKEQAYEASDMTNKITPEMISNIVMAQNFAMPAGYVSGDDSKHLVKVGDKLSSIEELENLLLFDINGVGKIYLKDVADISKVDNSEETYANINGNDGVMISLQKSSVSSTTEVTKNIGKTIDDIMKENDKVNITTLMDQGIYIEMIIDSVLDNLIVGGALAIIVLLVFLKSFRPTIIIALSIPISLFVSMVLMYFSNITLNIISLSGLSLGVGMLVDNSIVVIENISKMREKGMSAAKASVYGAKQVSGAIFASTLTTICVFLPIVFADGITKQIFTDMGLTIGYSLLSSLIVSLTVVPAMSSKLLEKVEKKPSILFDRLINLYEKALRWALKHKVIVILPVVVLLVFSVYKIGSMGTSFMPSMDSTEMSATLEMPIGSSKKDTIKMSDKIINNLMKIDDIETIGATDSTNSMLGQASDTTMSFFIKLKEDKKRSNTEIAKIIEERTKDFDCELKVSASNMDMGALAGSGIQVIIKGEDLDELKSMAIDISKEIKPIKGIKEITTGLENPSKETRIIVDKNKAMEYGLTTAQIYQTISNEIKTDTSSTILTIGRNDYPVIVSNGDSLTKNELKNLTITGTKDNEKVDVKISSIVSISDDESLSSISRENQSRYMTVTATIDSDYNVGLVGKEVKSKLDNYKVKDGYSIEIGGEMETISDAMGDLVLMIILAVVFVYLVMVAQFQSLLSPFIVMFTIPLAFTGGLLALLITGNDLSVVSMLGFLVLSGVVVNNGIVFVDYVNQLRATGMSKKEAIIETGRSRIRPILMTALTTILAMSTMALSNGMGAEMTQGLAIVSIGGLAYSTILTLVVIPILYDLMQRKEFRVIDIED; encoded by the coding sequence ATGATACCTAAGTATAGCGTTAAAAGACCATTTACTGTGGCAGTTGCAGTTGTAATGGTATTTATACTAGGGATAGTGTCTTTTTTTGATATGAAAACAGATTTATTACCTAGTATAGATCTTCCATATGCAATGGTACTTACACAGTATCCAGGAGCAAGTCCTGAAAAAGTAGAAATGTCGGTTACAAAACCTATTGAACAGGTTGTATCTACTGTAAGTGGAGTTAAGAATGTATCATCAACATCTAGCGAGAATGCTAGTATGGTTATGATAGAATTTGACCAAAATGTAAACATGGATTCGGCAATACTTGATGTAAATAGTAAATTAGATTTAGTTAAATCAAGTTTTGAAGATGGGGTTGGTTCAAGTTCAGTTATGAAATTAAACCCAGATTCAATGCCTGTTATGATGTTAAGTGTTGATATTAAAGGAATGGATATAAAAGAGTTATCAAATTATGTTAGTGAAAACATAGTTCCAAAATTTGAAAGAACAAACGGAGTAGGATCAGTTAGTGTAACTGGACTTTTAGAAGAAAAAATTCAAATTAATTTAGATAACGATAAGATTAGTTCTGTAAATAAAAAAGTAAAATCAAAAATTGATAATGAAATGGCAGAACAAGAAAAGAAATTAAAAGATTCTCAAAATCAAATAGCAAATGGAAAAAGTCAATTAGAGGAGCAATCAAAAATTCAAAAAGAAAATTTAGTTAATGCTGAAGTTGAGCTTCAATCAGCTAAGATTAAATTAGAATTATTAGCATCTCAGTTAACTTCTCAAGGAATGAACAAAGAAACATTAAATAAAACTATTGAAGATACTTCAAAAGCTCTTAAAGATGCAGAAAATAAATTAAATGACCTTCAAAATGAATTAAACAATCCTTCGCAAAATAATGAAGAGTACATAATGCAAATACAAGCTCGAATAACTGTTTTAAATACAACTATAGAGAACTTAAAACAAGGTATTACTACTGCAAAGCAAGGATTAGAAGTTTTAAATTCATTAGATAATATAAAAGAACAAGAAAAGCAACTAAAGATAGCTCAAAATAAAGTTAGTGAAGAGTTAAATAAAGCATCACTTGAATTATCACAAGGTGAATCTGAGCTTAAAAAGGCTAGTAATGAGCTAAAAGCTGCAAAAGAACAGGCTTATGAAGCATCTGATATGACAAATAAGATAACTCCAGAGATGATAAGCAATATAGTAATGGCTCAAAATTTTGCTATGCCTGCTGGATATGTTTCAGGTGATGACAGTAAACATTTAGTTAAAGTTGGGGATAAATTAAGTTCTATTGAAGAACTTGAAAACCTATTATTATTTGATATTAATGGTGTAGGAAAGATTTATTTAAAAGATGTAGCTGATATAAGTAAAGTTGATAATTCAGAAGAAACATATGCTAATATAAATGGCAATGATGGTGTTATGATATCTTTACAAAAATCTAGTGTATCATCAACTACTGAAGTAACTAAGAACATAGGTAAAACTATTGATGATATTATGAAAGAAAATGATAAAGTTAATATAACAACATTAATGGACCAGGGAATATATATAGAAATGATAATAGATAGTGTTTTAGATAACTTAATAGTTGGTGGAGCATTAGCAATTATTGTTTTATTAGTATTCTTAAAGAGCTTTAGACCAACTATAATAATAGCACTTAGTATACCGATTAGTTTATTTGTATCTATGGTACTTATGTATTTTAGTAATATAACTTTAAACATAATAAGTTTATCTGGTTTATCTCTAGGTGTAGGTATGTTGGTAGATAATAGTATAGTAGTTATTGAGAATATATCTAAAATGAGAGAAAAAGGAATGAGTGCAGCTAAGGCAAGTGTATATGGTGCTAAACAAGTATCAGGAGCGATATTTGCATCTACACTTACAACTATTTGTGTATTCCTTCCAATAGTATTTGCAGATGGTATTACTAAGCAGATATTTACTGATATGGGACTAACGATAGGATATAGTTTACTATCAAGTTTAATAGTTTCTTTAACTGTTGTTCCTGCTATGTCTTCTAAATTATTAGAAAAGGTAGAAAAAAAGCCAAGTATATTATTTGATAGACTAATTAACCTTTATGAAAAAGCACTTAGATGGGCATTAAAACATAAGGTAATTGTAATTTTACCTGTAGTTGTTTTATTAGTATTTAGTGTATATAAGATAGGGTCTATGGGGACAAGTTTTATGCCAAGTATGGACTCAACAGAAATGTCAGCAACATTAGAAATGCCAATTGGAAGCAGTAAAAAAGATACTATTAAAATGAGTGATAAAATAATAAATAATTTAATGAAAATAGATGATATTGAAACAATAGGTGCAACAGATTCTACTAATTCTATGCTTGGTCAAGCATCAGATACTACAATGTCATTTTTCATAAAATTAAAAGAAGATAAAAAACGCTCAAATACTGAAATAGCTAAGATAATAGAAGAAAGAACAAAAGACTTTGATTGTGAGTTAAAGGTTAGTGCATCTAATATGGATATGGGTGCCTTAGCAGGCTCTGGAATACAAGTTATTATTAAAGGTGAAGATTTAGATGAGTTAAAATCTATGGCCATAGATATATCAAAGGAAATTAAACCAATTAAAGGTATAAAAGAAATTACAACAGGACTTGAAAATCCAAGCAAAGAGACAAGAATAATAGTTGATAAAAATAAGGCTATGGAGTATGGTTTAACAACAGCTCAAATATATCAAACTATATCAAATGAAATAAAAACTGATACATCATCTACTATATTAACTATTGGTAGAAATGATTATCCTGTAATAGTTTCAAATGGTGATTCATTAACAAAGAATGAATTAAAGAATTTAACTATAACAGGAACTAAAGATAATGAAAAAGTTGATGTGAAAATTTCTAGTATTGTAAGTATTAGTGATGATGAAAGTTTATCTTCTATATCTCGTGAAAATCAATCTAGATATATGACAGTTACTGCAACTATTGATAGTGATTATAATGTTGGTTTAGTAGGTAAAGAAGTAAAATCAAAATTAGATAATTATAAAGTAAAAGATGGATACTCTATTGAAATAGGTGGAGAAATGGAAACTATTTCAGATGCTATGGGTGATTTAGTATTAATGATTATTTTAGCAGTGGTATTTGTTTACTTAGTAATGGTTGCTCAGTTCCAATCATTATTATCTCCATTTATAGTAATGTTTACTATACCGCTTGCATTTACTGGAGGACTATTAGCATTATTAATTACAGGTAATGATTTAAGTGTAGTTTCTATGCTAGGTTTCTTAGTTTTATCTGGAGTTGTTGTAAACAATGGTATAGTGTTTGTAGATTATGTTAATCAATTAAGAGCTACAGGTATGAGTAAAAAAGAGGCCATAATAGAAACTGGAAGAAGTCGTATAAGACCTATACTTATGACTGCTTTAACAACAATACTTGCTATGTCTACAATGGCATTAAGTAATGGTATGGGTGCAGAAATGACACAAGGGTTGGCTATAGTTTCTATAGGTGGACTTGCATATTCGACTATACTTACACTTGTGGTTATACCGATATTGTATGATTTGATGCAACGTAAGGAGTTTAGGGTGATTGATATAGAGGATTAG
- a CDS encoding VOC family protein — translation MIKKIGKITIYVNNQEEAKEFWIEKLDFVIKLERSMGPNMTWLEVGPSECEFTTFILYDKKMMLAQKPSANVEHPNVILSTDNIEESYNELKEKGVEVSEIMTMPYGKMFSFKDQDGNDYLLREDEF, via the coding sequence ATGATAAAGAAAATAGGTAAAATAACTATATATGTAAATAATCAAGAAGAAGCTAAAGAGTTTTGGATTGAGAAATTAGACTTTGTAATAAAACTAGAACGATCAATGGGACCTAATATGACATGGTTAGAAGTAGGTCCAAGTGAGTGTGAGTTTACTACATTTATATTATATGATAAGAAGATGATGTTAGCTCAAAAGCCATCAGCAAACGTGGAGCATCCAAATGTTATATTAAGTACAGATAACATAGAAGAAAGTTACAATGAACTTAAAGAAAAAGGTGTTGAAGTTTCAGAAATAATGACAATGCCTTATGGAAAGATGTTCTCATTTAAAGACCAAGATGGAAATGACTATTTATTAAGAGAAGATGAATTTTAA
- a CDS encoding alpha/beta-type small acid-soluble spore protein — MSNKNVNPNAKKALEEMKLEIANEIGVEANNKYGSNNTSYENSQLGGRVVGFMSKRLVKMSQQALLKQYNSKNDI, encoded by the coding sequence ATGTCTAATAAAAATGTAAATCCAAATGCTAAAAAAGCTTTAGAAGAAATGAAATTAGAAATAGCAAATGAAATAGGTGTTGAAGCTAATAATAAATATGGCTCAAATAACACTTCTTATGAAAATAGTCAATTAGGTGGTAGAGTTGTTGGATTTATGAGTAAAAGATTAGTTAAAATGAGTCAACAAGCTTTACTTAAGCAGTATAATAGTAAAAATGATATATAA
- a CDS encoding globin domain-containing protein codes for MLNQNTIDIIKSTVPVLREHGVEITTTFYKRMFENNPEIKAMFNMAKQESGEQPKALAMAVLAAAQNIDNLEAILPAVQKMCKAHVNANVKPEHYPIVGENLLKAIKEVLKDAATEEVLNAWAEAYEVIAKVFIQIEKDMYIDQICIDNQIHQRM; via the coding sequence ATGTTAAATCAAAATACAATAGATATAATAAAAAGTACAGTTCCAGTATTAAGAGAACATGGAGTAGAAATAACAACAACTTTCTATAAGAGAATGTTTGAAAATAATCCTGAAATAAAAGCTATGTTTAATATGGCTAAACAAGAATCAGGAGAACAACCAAAGGCATTAGCAATGGCTGTATTAGCAGCTGCACAAAATATAGATAACTTAGAAGCAATATTACCAGCTGTACAAAAGATGTGCAAAGCTCACGTTAATGCAAATGTAAAACCAGAACATTACCCAATAGTAGGCGAAAACTTATTAAAAGCTATAAAAGAAGTATTAAAAGATGCTGCAACAGAAGAAGTATTAAATGCATGGGCAGAAGCTTACGAAGTTATAGCTAAAGTATTTATACAAATAGAAAAAGATATGTATATAGACCAAATATGCATAGATAACCAAATACATCAAAGAATGTAA
- a CDS encoding sensor histidine kinase, protein MKSNKIIIFKYMIVSVFEVIISLILNMIVYSTIYNFIYYIYVNYHTPLLNKIFKLISYLNYNVFNGNIYFIIGLITFLLIYTAITYKKFSSLSQISHDLELMSRGELDSRIKVKSKGDIGQAADNINEIVKKLKNITIEERNAQQTKTDLITNVSHDLRTPLTSIIGYLNLIEDGKYKDEVELMYYINIAHEKSLNLKVLINDLFDLTKMQNKTQTINKQNLDLIELIKQLISQLSIQFKECNMEYRLEFEVDKLMINVDPMMLVRAFENLITNAMRYGNKGHYIDIIVNKEEDKAIIQFINYGEPIPIVDLPYIFDRFYRVEKSRNSYDGGSGLGLAITKNIIETHGGEISVSSDSNNTTFEVKLPLF, encoded by the coding sequence TTGAAAAGTAATAAAATAATAATATTTAAATATATGATAGTAAGTGTATTTGAAGTTATTATAAGCCTAATCTTAAATATGATTGTATATTCTACTATATATAATTTTATCTATTATATATACGTGAATTATCATACACCACTACTTAATAAAATATTTAAACTTATATCTTATCTAAATTATAATGTTTTTAATGGAAATATTTATTTTATTATAGGTCTTATTACTTTCCTTTTAATATACACAGCTATAACTTATAAAAAATTCAGTAGTTTATCACAAATATCACATGACTTAGAATTAATGAGTAGAGGTGAACTTGATAGTCGTATTAAAGTTAAATCAAAGGGAGACATTGGACAAGCTGCAGACAATATAAATGAGATAGTTAAAAAACTAAAAAATATAACAATAGAAGAAAGAAATGCTCAACAAACTAAAACTGATTTAATAACTAATGTATCTCATGATTTGAGAACACCACTTACTTCTATAATCGGATATTTAAATTTAATTGAAGATGGAAAGTATAAAGATGAAGTAGAGTTAATGTATTATATAAATATAGCACATGAAAAATCTTTAAATTTAAAAGTTCTTATAAACGATTTGTTTGATTTAACTAAAATGCAAAATAAAACACAAACTATTAATAAGCAAAATTTAGATTTAATAGAGTTAATTAAACAATTAATTTCCCAGCTTAGTATTCAATTTAAAGAGTGTAATATGGAATATAGATTAGAATTTGAAGTAGACAAATTAATGATAAATGTTGATCCAATGATGTTAGTTAGAGCTTTCGAAAATTTAATAACTAATGCAATGAGATACGGGAATAAAGGACACTATATTGATATTATAGTTAATAAGGAAGAAGATAAAGCAATAATACAATTTATTAATTATGGAGAACCAATACCAATAGTTGATTTACCGTATATATTTGATAGATTTTATAGAGTTGAAAAATCAAGAAATAGTTATGACGGTGGGTCTGGTTTGGGACTAGCTATTACTAAAAATATAATTGAAACTCATGGTGGAGAAATTTCAGTAAGTAGTGATAGTAATAATACTACTTTTGAAGTTAAACTACCATTATTTTAA
- a CDS encoding response regulator transcription factor: MVNKILVVDDEKEIRNLIEIYLKNEGYEVIKARDGEEALEILEKEDIHLIILDIMMPKIDGIEVCKRVRENLSIPILMLSAKSEDMDKIQGIMTGADDYLTKPFNPLELSVRVKAILRRTYYFNNINTSKNIINIENLTIDKNERTIKVDDIEIPFTSREFDILYLLASNRGKVFSSEEIFLKVWKEDYYNSNNTVMVHMSRIREKLDKYNDGHSIIKTIWGVGYKIEK; this comes from the coding sequence ATGGTAAATAAGATTTTAGTAGTAGATGATGAAAAAGAAATAAGAAACTTAATTGAAATATATTTAAAAAACGAAGGATATGAGGTAATAAAGGCACGTGATGGTGAAGAAGCACTTGAAATTTTAGAAAAAGAAGATATTCATCTAATTATACTAGATATAATGATGCCTAAAATAGATGGAATAGAAGTATGCAAAAGAGTAAGAGAAAATTTAAGTATTCCAATCCTAATGTTAAGTGCTAAATCTGAAGATATGGATAAAATACAAGGAATAATGACTGGAGCAGATGATTATTTAACAAAACCATTTAATCCATTAGAATTATCAGTAAGAGTAAAAGCTATTCTTAGAAGAACTTATTATTTTAATAATATAAACACAAGTAAAAATATAATAAATATTGAAAACTTAACTATAGATAAAAATGAGAGAACTATTAAGGTTGATGATATAGAAATACCTTTTACATCTAGGGAATTTGATATATTATATTTACTTGCAAGCAATAGAGGAAAGGTATTTAGTTCAGAAGAAATATTCTTAAAAGTTTGGAAAGAAGATTATTATAATTCAAATAACACAGTTATGGTTCATATGAGTAGAATAAGAGAAAAATTAGATAAGTATAATGATGGACATAGTATAATAAAAACTATTTGGGGAGTTGGATATAAAATTGAAAAGTAA
- a CDS encoding C39 family peptidase: MYYSKKRLTKKRLTRGKILIPFIIILGLIYIPLKITKTKDIYSNSSISKYELINKLKEKSKSNYKVRDILNNIDKYPTELLELLSKNIETVDFVYDYPKHSGKTIFNKISIKDYYTPGKIPLLLQWDKKWGYDFYGNEYIAINGCAPTSLAMVAVGLTGNTNINPLVVSDYAYENGYYVNGVGSSWNLINEGAKHFGLNSQELPLSKSSILSTLKEGYPIIATVGPGTFTSTGHFLVLTGLTDDGKVTINDPNSTINSSKSWDIDVFLKETKNLWKMSKS, translated from the coding sequence ATGTATTATTCTAAGAAAAGATTAACTAAAAAAAGATTAACTAGAGGTAAAATTTTAATACCATTTATTATAATTTTAGGACTTATATATATACCTTTAAAAATAACTAAAACTAAAGATATATATAGTAATTCATCAATTTCAAAATATGAATTAATTAATAAATTAAAAGAAAAGTCTAAATCTAATTATAAAGTAAGGGATATATTAAATAATATAGATAAATATCCTACTGAACTTTTAGAGTTACTAAGTAAAAATATAGAAACTGTTGATTTTGTATATGACTATCCTAAGCACAGCGGTAAAACAATTTTTAATAAAATTTCAATAAAGGACTATTATACACCTGGTAAAATACCTCTACTTTTACAATGGGATAAAAAGTGGGGATATGACTTCTATGGAAATGAATATATAGCCATTAATGGATGTGCTCCAACTTCTTTAGCTATGGTTGCTGTAGGACTTACTGGAAATACTAATATTAATCCTTTAGTTGTAAGCGATTATGCTTATGAAAATGGTTATTATGTAAATGGTGTAGGTTCTAGTTGGAACCTTATAAATGAAGGGGCTAAACATTTTGGTTTAAATAGTCAGGAGTTGCCTTTAAGTAAATCTTCTATTTTATCAACTTTAAAGGAAGGTTATCCTATAATTGCAACAGTTGGTCCTGGAACATTTACTTCAACTGGTCACTTCCTTGTATTAACAGGTTTAACTGATGATGGTAAAGTAACTATTAATGACCCAAATAGTACGATAAATTCTTCTAAATCTTGGGATATAGATGTTTTTCTAAAAGAGACTAAGAACTTATGGAAAATGAGTAAATCATAA